A region from the Pelobates fuscus isolate aPelFus1 chromosome 1, aPelFus1.pri, whole genome shotgun sequence genome encodes:
- the PRPH gene encoding peripherin isoform X2: MSHSGMRSSSTSYRRTFGAPVLSPLSYSSSSRLSTSRHLGSPSPGPSSRSSAYRVRSSTPIRVSVDRVDFSVADAINQEFLTTRSNEKAEMQELNDRFASFIEKVRYLEQQNAVLVTEINQARSKEPTRAADLCQQELRDLRRQLDLLAKDRDNIQVERDNLAEDLSFLKQRLDEEIHKREDAENNLVLFRKDVDDATLSRLELERKIESLMDEIEFLKKLHDEELQDVQVTAQTQSIHLEIEATKQPDLTSALRDIRSQYENIATKNLQESEEWYKSKFADLSDAASRNNEALRQAKQEMNESRRQIQSMTCEIDGLKGTNDALLRQLKNMEEQFGVEAANYQDTIGRLEQEVQHMKEEMARHLREYQDLLNVKMALDIEIATYRKLLEGEESRISVPIHTMSSLSIKSPGYQSIPEHDQSSEVHTRKTVVIKTIETRDGEVVTESRKEKSSEGEK, from the exons ATGAGTCACTCAGGTATGAGAAGCTCCTCCACCTCCTACCGCAGGACATTTGGGGCTCCAGTCCTTTCCCCACTGTCCTATTCCTCCTCTTCCAGGCTCTCAACTTCCAGACATTTGGGCAGCCCCTCCCCGGGTCCCTCCAGCCGATCCTCAGCCTACAGGGTGAGGTCCAGCACCCCAATCCGTGTGTCTGTGGACCGGGTGGACTTCTCTGTGGCTGACGCCATCAACCAGGAGTTCCTGACTACCCGCAGCAATGAGAAAGCCGAGATGCAGGAGCTCAATGATCGCTTCGCCAGCTTCATAGAGAAGGTTCGCTACCTGGAGCAGCAGAACGCCGTGCTGGTCACCGAGATCAACCAGGCCAGGTCCAAGGAGCCCACCCGGGCCGCTGATCTGTGCCAGCAGGAGCTTAGGGATCTGAGGAGACAGCTGGACCTCCTGGCCAAGGATAGAGACAACATCCAGGTGGAGAGGGACAACTTGGCCGAGGACCTGTCTTTCCTGAAACAAAG GCTGGATGAAGAAATTCATAAACGAGAAGATGCCGAGAATAATCTTGTCCTGTTCCGCAAG GATGTGGATGACGCCACACTGTCACGTCTAGAACTGGAGCGGAAGATCGAGTCTTTGATGGATGAAATTGAATTTCTGAAGAAGCTTCATGATGAA GAACTTCAAGATGTCCAAGTGACCGCACAGACTCAGTCCATTCATTTGGAGATCGAGGCAACCAAGCAGCCAGACCTGACATCTGCACTGAGAGACATCCGCAGCCAGTATGAGAACATTGCAACAAAGAACCTTCAGGAGTCCGAGGAATGGTATAAATCCAAG TTTGCTGACCTGTCAGATGCTGCAAGTCGGAATAATGAGGCACTGCGTCAAGCCAAACAGGAGATGAATGAATCTCGCCGCCAGATCCAGAGTATGACCTGTGAAATCGATGGACTGAAGGGAACA AATGATGCTCTGCTGCGTCAGTTGAAAAATATGGAGGAGCAGTTTGGAGTTGAGGCAGCTAACTACCAGGACACGATTGGCCGCCTTGAACAGGAAGTACAGCATATGAAAGAAGAAATGGCACGCCATCTAAGGGAGTACCAAGACCTGCTTAATGTGAAGATGGCATTAGATATTGAGATTGCAACATACAGGAAACTcttggagggagaggagagcag GATTTCTGTCCCAATCCACACAATGTCAAGTCTTAGTATTAAAAGCCCAG GTTATCAATCTATACCGGAACATGATCAGAGTTCAGAGGTTCATACCAGAAAAACTGTTGTAATAAAAACAATTGAGACTCGAGATGGGGAG GTTGTCACAGAATCCAGGAAGGAGAAGTCATCTGAAGGAGAGAAGTGA
- the PRPH gene encoding peripherin isoform X1, translating into MSHSGMRSSSTSYRRTFGAPVLSPLSYSSSSRLSTSRHLGSPSPGPSSRSSAYRVRSSTPIRVSVDRVDFSVADAINQEFLTTRSNEKAEMQELNDRFASFIEKVRYLEQQNAVLVTEINQARSKEPTRAADLCQQELRDLRRQLDLLAKDRDNIQVERDNLAEDLSFLKQRLDEEIHKREDAENNLVLFRKDVDDATLSRLELERKIESLMDEIEFLKKLHDEELQDVQVTAQTQSIHLEIEATKQPDLTSALRDIRSQYENIATKNLQESEEWYKSKFADLSDAASRNNEALRQAKQEMNESRRQIQSMTCEIDGLKGTNDALLRQLKNMEEQFGVEAANYQDTIGRLEQEVQHMKEEMARHLREYQDLLNVKMALDIEIATYRKLLEGEESRISVPIHTMSSLSIKSPGYQSIPEHDQSSEVHTRKTVVIKTIETRDGEQVVTESRKEKSSEGEK; encoded by the exons ATGAGTCACTCAGGTATGAGAAGCTCCTCCACCTCCTACCGCAGGACATTTGGGGCTCCAGTCCTTTCCCCACTGTCCTATTCCTCCTCTTCCAGGCTCTCAACTTCCAGACATTTGGGCAGCCCCTCCCCGGGTCCCTCCAGCCGATCCTCAGCCTACAGGGTGAGGTCCAGCACCCCAATCCGTGTGTCTGTGGACCGGGTGGACTTCTCTGTGGCTGACGCCATCAACCAGGAGTTCCTGACTACCCGCAGCAATGAGAAAGCCGAGATGCAGGAGCTCAATGATCGCTTCGCCAGCTTCATAGAGAAGGTTCGCTACCTGGAGCAGCAGAACGCCGTGCTGGTCACCGAGATCAACCAGGCCAGGTCCAAGGAGCCCACCCGGGCCGCTGATCTGTGCCAGCAGGAGCTTAGGGATCTGAGGAGACAGCTGGACCTCCTGGCCAAGGATAGAGACAACATCCAGGTGGAGAGGGACAACTTGGCCGAGGACCTGTCTTTCCTGAAACAAAG GCTGGATGAAGAAATTCATAAACGAGAAGATGCCGAGAATAATCTTGTCCTGTTCCGCAAG GATGTGGATGACGCCACACTGTCACGTCTAGAACTGGAGCGGAAGATCGAGTCTTTGATGGATGAAATTGAATTTCTGAAGAAGCTTCATGATGAA GAACTTCAAGATGTCCAAGTGACCGCACAGACTCAGTCCATTCATTTGGAGATCGAGGCAACCAAGCAGCCAGACCTGACATCTGCACTGAGAGACATCCGCAGCCAGTATGAGAACATTGCAACAAAGAACCTTCAGGAGTCCGAGGAATGGTATAAATCCAAG TTTGCTGACCTGTCAGATGCTGCAAGTCGGAATAATGAGGCACTGCGTCAAGCCAAACAGGAGATGAATGAATCTCGCCGCCAGATCCAGAGTATGACCTGTGAAATCGATGGACTGAAGGGAACA AATGATGCTCTGCTGCGTCAGTTGAAAAATATGGAGGAGCAGTTTGGAGTTGAGGCAGCTAACTACCAGGACACGATTGGCCGCCTTGAACAGGAAGTACAGCATATGAAAGAAGAAATGGCACGCCATCTAAGGGAGTACCAAGACCTGCTTAATGTGAAGATGGCATTAGATATTGAGATTGCAACATACAGGAAACTcttggagggagaggagagcag GATTTCTGTCCCAATCCACACAATGTCAAGTCTTAGTATTAAAAGCCCAG GTTATCAATCTATACCGGAACATGATCAGAGTTCAGAGGTTCATACCAGAAAAACTGTTGTAATAAAAACAATTGAGACTCGAGATGGGGAG CAGGTTGTCACAGAATCCAGGAAGGAGAAGTCATCTGAAGGAGAGAAGTGA